A stretch of the Myxococcus guangdongensis genome encodes the following:
- the sitI6 gene encoding SitI6 family double-CXXCG motif immunity protein, whose amino-acid sequence MTRFYWVDEDIEVARKYGGEAHGSPRWALPGLMQCPACGETWSDVGHHFPGVDLTALPQRREFERARPEPFPEFVRLRELVRPLVPPEEALPPGAGFGPLVGTAVGTFPAFAWIIEVLLIRAEVLGQLHAQGMRNLQGHPTALRSRRNPPPELLELHVLPRGRLHGDCLPPDEPPPCPTCGWFGLRRPEEPILDEASLPSDMELFRVGNFATMVIGTERFKDTVEQLGLDGLTFLEVPTR is encoded by the coding sequence ATGACCCGTTTCTACTGGGTGGACGAGGACATCGAAGTCGCCAGGAAGTATGGCGGAGAGGCGCATGGCTCGCCGCGGTGGGCGCTCCCTGGCCTGATGCAGTGTCCTGCTTGCGGAGAAACGTGGAGCGATGTCGGCCACCACTTCCCTGGCGTCGACCTGACCGCCCTTCCTCAGCGGCGCGAGTTCGAAAGAGCCAGACCTGAGCCCTTCCCTGAGTTTGTTCGCCTGCGGGAGTTGGTCCGTCCCCTTGTTCCGCCCGAGGAGGCACTTCCTCCTGGCGCTGGCTTTGGGCCTTTGGTGGGAACTGCTGTGGGAACGTTCCCTGCCTTTGCCTGGATCATCGAGGTGCTGCTCATCCGGGCTGAAGTGCTGGGCCAGCTCCATGCCCAGGGAATGAGGAACCTCCAGGGACATCCCACGGCGCTTCGGTCTCGGCGCAATCCGCCACCCGAGTTGCTGGAACTGCACGTGCTCCCGCGCGGGCGACTTCATGGCGATTGCCTTCCGCCAGATGAACCTCCTCCGTGCCCCACTTGTGGCTGGTTTGGCCTCCGTCGACCCGAGGAGCCCATCCTGGACGAGGCTTCCCTCCCCTCGGACATGGAGCTGTTCCGCGTGGGCAACTTCGCCACGATGGTCATCGGCACGGAGCGCTTCAAGGACACCGTCGAACAGCTCGGCCTCGATGGCCTCACCTTCCTCGAGGTCCCCACTCGCTGA
- a CDS encoding YqiA/YcfP family alpha/beta fold hydrolase, with the protein MSDLPPVPVPLAPRFMYLHGFASGPNSTKGLALSRHFEPLGIHIERLNLRVPSFEELKLSAITDTVRAALGGQQDRVVLLGSSLGGLTAARIAAEDARVCGLVLMAPAFHIVTQLRKRMGEAFWEHWRTSGWIPTEDFVEKRTSKVHWSFVEDAQRLDERLGNWPDVRVPTLLIHGRADDTCDIANSRQWAEGRRNVKLVEVDDGHELTASLPFILEQTATFLRPWGV; encoded by the coding sequence ATGAGCGACCTACCTCCAGTGCCCGTGCCCCTGGCTCCTCGCTTCATGTATCTGCATGGCTTCGCGTCCGGACCGAACTCGACGAAGGGTCTGGCATTGAGCCGTCACTTCGAGCCCTTGGGCATCCACATCGAGCGGCTGAACCTGCGGGTGCCCTCGTTCGAGGAGCTGAAGCTGAGCGCCATCACCGACACGGTGCGAGCGGCGCTGGGTGGCCAGCAGGACCGGGTGGTGTTGCTGGGCTCGAGCCTGGGAGGGCTGACGGCGGCGAGAATCGCGGCGGAGGACGCGCGCGTGTGTGGCCTGGTGTTGATGGCGCCGGCGTTCCACATCGTGACGCAGCTGCGCAAGCGGATGGGCGAGGCGTTCTGGGAGCACTGGCGGACGTCGGGCTGGATTCCGACGGAGGACTTCGTGGAGAAGCGCACGTCGAAAGTCCACTGGAGCTTCGTCGAGGACGCGCAGCGCTTGGACGAGCGCCTGGGGAACTGGCCCGACGTGCGAGTGCCCACGCTGCTCATCCACGGGCGCGCGGACGACACGTGTGACATCGCCAACTCGCGCCAGTGGGCGGAGGGCCGTCGCAACGTGAAGCTGGTGGAGGTGGACGACGGGCACGAGCTGACGGCGTCGCTGCCCTTCATCCTCGAGCAGACGGCGACGTTCCTGCGCCCCTGGGGCGTGTGA